Proteins encoded together in one Variovorax paradoxus EPS window:
- a CDS encoding TOBE domain-containing protein, producing the protein MSIQAINVRNQFKGKVREIIRGDVVSEVDVETAWGIVTSVITTRSVDELQLKVGSDVVALVKSTEVSIAKL; encoded by the coding sequence ATGTCCATCCAAGCCATCAATGTGCGCAACCAGTTCAAGGGCAAGGTCCGCGAAATCATCCGCGGCGACGTCGTCTCCGAAGTCGATGTCGAAACCGCCTGGGGCATCGTGACCTCGGTCATCACCACGCGCTCGGTCGACGAACTGCAATTGAAGGTCGGCTCCGACGTGGTCGCGCTCGTGAAGTCGACCGAGGTTTCGATCGCGAAGCTCTGA
- a CDS encoding TauD/TfdA dioxygenase family protein produces the protein MSAVLSSPVVAEDNNNNELDIVRQAGHIGAEVRGVRLSGELQPEVFRSIKAALLKHKVLFFRGQQHLDDAQQQAFGRLWGELVPHPTVPSMDGTKLLELDSRHGGRANSWHTDVTFEVAYPQVSILRAVVIPAYGGDTVWANTVAAYESLSDDLKALADRLRAVHGNDYDYAASRQPADLADEGVKRYKEVFTRRLLEAEHPVVRVHPETGERSLVLGHFVKRLVGHSTYDSQHLLSVLQSHVHRLENTVRWRWTQGDVAIWDNRATQHYAINDYGDQHRVVRRVTVAGDVPYGVDGAKSVDLTAPAVRAAEAATAA, from the coding sequence ATGAGCGCTGTTCTTTCTTCCCCCGTCGTTGCAGAAGACAACAACAACAACGAACTCGACATCGTCCGGCAGGCCGGCCACATCGGTGCCGAGGTGCGCGGCGTGCGGCTCTCGGGCGAACTGCAGCCGGAGGTGTTCAGGTCCATCAAGGCGGCACTCCTCAAGCACAAGGTGCTGTTCTTCCGCGGCCAGCAGCACCTGGACGACGCGCAGCAGCAAGCCTTCGGCCGCCTCTGGGGTGAGCTGGTGCCGCATCCGACCGTGCCCTCGATGGATGGCACGAAGCTGCTGGAACTCGACTCGCGCCACGGCGGCCGCGCCAACTCGTGGCACACCGACGTGACCTTCGAGGTGGCGTATCCGCAGGTGTCGATCCTTCGCGCGGTCGTGATTCCGGCTTACGGTGGCGATACCGTCTGGGCGAACACCGTGGCAGCCTACGAAAGCCTGTCGGACGACCTGAAGGCGTTGGCTGACCGGCTGCGCGCGGTGCATGGCAACGACTACGACTACGCCGCCTCGCGGCAGCCCGCCGACTTGGCCGACGAAGGTGTGAAGCGCTACAAGGAGGTGTTCACCCGGCGCCTCCTCGAAGCCGAGCACCCGGTGGTCCGCGTGCACCCCGAGACCGGCGAGCGCAGCCTTGTGCTGGGCCACTTCGTGAAGCGGCTGGTCGGCCATTCGACTTATGACTCCCAGCATCTGCTGAGCGTGCTGCAGAGCCATGTGCACCGGCTGGAGAACACGGTGCGCTGGCGCTGGACACAGGGCGACGTGGCGATCTGGGACAACCGTGCCACGCAGCACTACGCGATCAACGACTACGGCGATCAGCACCGGGTGGTGCGCCGGGTGACGGTCGCGGGCGATGTTCCGTATGGGGTGGACGGTGCGAAGAGCGTGGACCTGACGGCGCCCGCCGTACGCGCGGCCGAGGCGGCAACCGCTGCATAG
- a CDS encoding rhodanese-like domain-containing protein — protein MSVEVEELVLPEALEQARAIAAENQWPYAGGVTPTVAWDLVQKGQAVLVDVRSGEERKFVGHVPESLHVAWATGTALTRNPRFVRELEAKLAKEGGKDAVALLLCRSGKRSALAAEAAAKAGFTNVFNVLEGFEGEIDADQHRGGADGWRFHKLPWVQD, from the coding sequence ATGTCAGTGGAAGTTGAAGAACTCGTCCTGCCCGAAGCACTTGAACAGGCGCGCGCCATTGCCGCCGAAAACCAATGGCCTTATGCCGGCGGCGTAACGCCGACCGTGGCCTGGGACCTCGTGCAGAAAGGCCAGGCCGTGCTGGTCGACGTGCGCTCGGGCGAGGAACGAAAGTTCGTCGGCCATGTGCCCGAAAGCCTGCATGTGGCCTGGGCCACCGGCACTGCGCTCACGCGCAATCCGCGCTTCGTGCGCGAGCTGGAAGCCAAGCTCGCCAAGGAGGGCGGCAAGGATGCAGTGGCACTGTTGCTGTGCCGCAGCGGCAAGCGTTCGGCGCTCGCCGCGGAGGCGGCCGCGAAGGCTGGCTTCACCAACGTCTTCAATGTGCTCGAAGGCTTCGAGGGCGAGATCGATGCCGATCAGCACCGCGGCGGTGCGGACGGCTGGCGCTTCCACAAGCTGCCCTGGGTGCAGGACTGA
- the epsC gene encoding serine O-acetyltransferase EpsC has protein sequence MAHFEVGDIVRALHGVPDEWRDSQRRSREPGAREFPSRDALTQIVESLKGALFPMRLGPPDLRHESEDFYVGHTLDAALQALLVQARLELNFNARLEPRPASEIDDAATEAVRQFANALPGLRRLLDSDVLAAYQGDPAARSVDEVLLCYPGVLAMIHHRLAHQLYKLDLPLLARIVAELAHGQTGIDIHPGAQIDAGFFIDHGTGVVIGETAVIGKRVRLYQAVTLGAKRFPTDTEGNLQKGLPRHPVVEDDVVIYAGATILGRVTLGKGAVIGGNVWITDDVKPGASVTQASLQNAPKASAP, from the coding sequence ATGGCCCATTTCGAGGTAGGCGACATCGTGCGCGCGCTGCATGGCGTGCCGGACGAGTGGCGCGATTCACAACGGCGCTCGCGAGAGCCCGGCGCGCGCGAATTTCCATCGCGGGATGCGCTCACGCAGATCGTGGAGTCGCTGAAAGGCGCGCTCTTTCCGATGCGGCTTGGCCCGCCGGACCTGCGCCACGAGAGCGAGGACTTCTACGTCGGCCACACGCTCGATGCCGCGTTGCAGGCGCTCCTGGTGCAGGCACGGCTGGAACTCAATTTCAATGCGCGCCTCGAACCGCGCCCCGCAAGCGAGATCGACGACGCGGCCACCGAAGCCGTGCGCCAGTTCGCGAATGCGCTGCCTGGCCTGCGCCGACTGCTCGACAGCGACGTGCTCGCGGCCTACCAGGGCGACCCGGCCGCGCGCAGCGTCGACGAGGTGCTGCTGTGCTATCCGGGTGTGCTCGCGATGATCCATCACCGCCTCGCGCACCAGCTCTACAAGCTCGATCTGCCGTTGCTCGCGCGCATCGTGGCCGAACTCGCGCATGGACAGACTGGCATCGACATCCATCCCGGTGCGCAGATCGACGCGGGTTTCTTCATCGACCACGGGACGGGCGTCGTGATCGGCGAGACGGCGGTCATCGGCAAGCGCGTGCGGCTCTACCAGGCCGTGACGCTCGGTGCCAAGCGCTTTCCCACCGACACCGAAGGCAACCTGCAGAAGGGACTGCCGCGGCATCCGGTGGTGGAAGACGACGTGGTCATCTATGCGGGCGCGACCATTCTCGGCCGCGTGACGCTCGGCAAGGGTGCCGTCATCGGCGGCAATGTGTGGATCACCGACGACGTGAAGCCGGGCGCGAGCGTGACCCAGGCCAGTTTGCAGAACGCACCGAAAGCGAGCGCGCCATGA
- a CDS encoding helix-turn-helix domain-containing protein, whose protein sequence is MKAFVEDFGVTVRQLREANGWSQEQLAERSDLNRSYVGEVERGRVIPSIVTAQKLATALGINIVNLLARCEQLEQSRLARRINLAAIAC, encoded by the coding sequence ATGAAAGCCTTTGTCGAAGATTTCGGCGTCACCGTACGCCAGCTGCGCGAGGCGAACGGCTGGTCGCAGGAGCAGCTTGCAGAGCGCTCGGATCTCAATCGCTCGTATGTGGGCGAGGTGGAACGCGGCCGCGTGATCCCGTCGATCGTCACCGCGCAGAAGCTCGCGACCGCACTCGGCATCAACATCGTGAACCTGCTCGCGCGCTGCGAGCAACTGGAGCAATCGCGCCTTGCAAGGCGGATCAACTTGGCGGCTATAGCCTGTTGA
- a CDS encoding family 2A encapsulin nanocompartment shell protein, translating to MSATVGGTTALGDNAARQLANATKTVPQLETISPRWLTHLLQWVPVEAGIYRVNKVKNPESIKVTCTSREEENQLPRTFVDYEENPREHYLNAVSTVLDVHTRISDLYSSPHDQIKEQLRLTIETIKENQESELINNPDYGLLAQVTDEQRIFPLTGAPTPDDLDELLTKVWKEPAFFLTHPLAIAAFGREATRRGTPPPTVSLFGSQFITWRGIPLIPSNKVPVADGKSKILLLRVGDKRQGVVGLFQPGLSGEQSPGLSVRFMGINNHAIASYLISLYCSLAVLTTDALAVLDDVEIGKYHDYPDTYK from the coding sequence ATGAGCGCAACAGTCGGTGGTACCACCGCCCTTGGCGACAACGCCGCACGCCAGCTAGCCAATGCCACCAAGACAGTTCCCCAGCTTGAGACCATCAGCCCGCGCTGGCTGACGCACCTCCTGCAATGGGTGCCGGTGGAAGCGGGCATCTACCGCGTCAACAAGGTCAAGAATCCCGAGTCGATCAAGGTCACCTGCACCTCGCGCGAAGAAGAAAACCAGCTGCCGCGCACCTTCGTCGACTACGAAGAAAACCCGCGCGAGCACTACCTCAATGCCGTGAGCACCGTGCTCGACGTGCACACCCGCATCTCCGACCTCTACAGCAGCCCGCACGACCAGATCAAGGAGCAGCTGCGTCTCACGATCGAAACGATCAAGGAGAACCAGGAGAGCGAGCTCATCAACAACCCCGACTACGGCCTGCTGGCCCAGGTGACCGACGAGCAGCGCATCTTCCCGCTGACCGGCGCACCCACGCCCGACGACCTCGACGAGCTGCTGACCAAAGTGTGGAAGGAGCCCGCGTTCTTCCTCACGCACCCGCTCGCCATTGCCGCCTTCGGCCGCGAAGCCACGCGCCGCGGCACGCCGCCGCCGACCGTGAGCCTCTTCGGTTCGCAGTTCATCACCTGGCGCGGCATTCCGCTGATTCCGTCGAACAAGGTGCCGGTGGCCGACGGCAAGAGCAAGATCCTGCTGCTGCGCGTGGGCGACAAGCGCCAGGGCGTGGTGGGCCTGTTCCAGCCGGGCCTCTCGGGCGAGCAGAGCCCGGGCCTGTCGGTGCGCTTCATGGGCATCAACAACCATGCGATCGCGTCATACCTGATCTCGCTGTATTGCTCGCTCGCGGTGCTGACCACCGACGCGCTGGCGGTGCTCGACGATGTCGAGATCGGCAAGTACCACGACTATCCCGACACCTACAAGTAA
- a CDS encoding family 2A encapsulin nanocompartment cargo protein cysteine desulfurase, protein MASAMFSALPGTAPTSLPGVVSGLVPGAQFPSNIAPPGSPLVSPAGFGPSVPGTPIPQGQIPGANVLPASPTQLPSLANRAPALLPHAVAGNGVPDSVLSVAPAFEPRLGGTVLGVPQQVGAPLAPSAPQTAAASPFYFLNNSYGHPTAGASDGFAIHDPFAGLAAPTAQPALPPSPPSASAGRDAQFYFVDAVRLPNGFVTPAKPDPRGPDAAPLAGSGQHPPFDVNAVRRDFPILQERVNGKQLVWFDNAATTHKPQSVIDRIAYFYAHENSNIHRAAHELAARATDAYEGARERVRTFINAPEVEEVIFVRGTTEAINLVAKSWGGQHVGEGDEIIVSNLEHHANIVPWQQLAAAKGAKLRVIPVDDSGQVLLDEYRKLLNDRTKIVAVTQVSNALGTVVPVKEIVELAHRAGAKALVDGAQSVSHMRVDVQDIGADFFVFSGHKVFGPTGIGVVWGKREVLEDMPPWQGGGNMIADVTFEKTVFQPIPNKFEAGTGNIADAVGLGAAIDYVNKVGIENIARYEHDLLVYGMQKLGAIPGVRLIGTAADKASVMSFVLDGYTTEEVGHALNDEGIAVRTGHHCAQPILRRFGVETTVRPSLAFYNTFDEVDRLIAVVRRLAGQRRAG, encoded by the coding sequence ATGGCGAGCGCCATGTTCTCTGCGTTGCCAGGCACGGCACCCACCTCCTTGCCCGGCGTGGTGAGCGGGTTGGTGCCGGGCGCGCAGTTCCCGTCCAACATCGCGCCGCCGGGCTCGCCGCTCGTGAGCCCCGCCGGCTTCGGGCCGAGCGTGCCGGGCACGCCGATTCCGCAAGGGCAGATCCCGGGCGCTAACGTGCTGCCCGCATCGCCGACCCAGTTGCCTTCGCTCGCGAACCGCGCGCCGGCCTTGCTGCCGCATGCGGTCGCGGGCAATGGCGTGCCGGACAGCGTGTTGTCCGTGGCGCCGGCCTTCGAGCCGCGCCTGGGTGGCACGGTGCTGGGCGTGCCGCAGCAGGTCGGTGCGCCTCTGGCACCCTCTGCACCGCAGACGGCAGCGGCATCGCCGTTCTACTTCCTGAACAACAGCTACGGACATCCGACGGCCGGTGCCAGCGATGGCTTCGCGATTCATGATCCGTTCGCAGGCTTGGCGGCACCGACTGCTCAACCCGCGCTGCCGCCGAGCCCGCCGTCGGCATCGGCAGGTCGCGATGCGCAGTTCTACTTCGTCGATGCGGTGCGCTTGCCCAACGGCTTCGTCACGCCGGCCAAGCCGGACCCGCGCGGCCCCGACGCCGCGCCGCTCGCCGGCAGCGGCCAGCATCCGCCGTTCGACGTCAACGCCGTGCGCCGCGACTTCCCCATCCTGCAGGAGCGCGTGAACGGCAAGCAACTCGTGTGGTTCGACAACGCGGCCACGACGCACAAGCCGCAGTCGGTCATCGACCGCATTGCGTACTTCTACGCACACGAGAACTCGAACATCCATCGCGCGGCGCATGAGCTTGCTGCGCGTGCGACCGATGCGTACGAAGGCGCACGGGAGCGGGTTCGCACGTTCATCAACGCACCCGAAGTCGAAGAAGTGATCTTCGTGCGCGGCACCACCGAGGCCATCAACCTCGTGGCCAAGAGCTGGGGCGGGCAGCACGTGGGCGAGGGCGACGAAATCATCGTCTCGAACCTCGAGCACCACGCCAACATCGTGCCGTGGCAGCAGCTCGCCGCCGCCAAGGGCGCGAAGCTGCGCGTGATTCCGGTGGACGATTCGGGCCAGGTGCTGCTCGACGAATATCGCAAGCTCTTGAACGACCGCACCAAGATCGTTGCTGTCACTCAGGTCTCCAACGCACTGGGCACCGTGGTGCCGGTGAAGGAGATCGTCGAGCTCGCGCATCGCGCCGGCGCCAAGGCGCTGGTCGACGGCGCGCAGTCGGTTTCGCACATGCGGGTGGACGTGCAGGACATCGGTGCCGACTTCTTCGTGTTCTCGGGCCACAAGGTGTTCGGCCCGACCGGCATCGGCGTGGTCTGGGGCAAGCGCGAAGTGCTCGAGGACATGCCCCCGTGGCAGGGCGGCGGCAACATGATTGCCGACGTCACCTTCGAGAAGACCGTATTCCAGCCGATCCCGAACAAGTTCGAGGCCGGCACCGGCAACATCGCCGATGCGGTGGGCCTGGGCGCTGCGATCGACTACGTCAACAAGGTCGGCATCGAGAACATCGCGCGCTACGAACACGACCTGCTCGTGTACGGCATGCAGAAGCTCGGTGCGATCCCGGGTGTGCGGCTGATCGGCACGGCGGCCGACAAGGCCAGCGTGATGTCCTTCGTGCTCGACGGCTACACCACCGAAGAGGTGGGCCATGCGCTGAACGACGAAGGCATCGCGGTGCGCACGGGCCACCACTGCGCGCAGCCGATCCTGCGGCGCTTCGGTGTCGAAACGACGGTGCGACCCTCGCTCGCGTTCTATAACACCTTCGACGAGGTGGATCGCCTGATCGCCGTGGTGCGGCGTCTCGCAGGGCAGCGACGCGCTGGCTGA
- a CDS encoding NAD(P)/FAD-dependent oxidoreductase, producing MSSTEASLASPHANEDSCDVIVIGGGPAGSTAAALLAQQGRKVVLLEKAHHPRFHIGESLLPANVELFDRLGVRNQVEKIGMPKFGIEFVSPEHEHRSYVDFAEGWDKSLDSAWQVRRSELDELLFRNAATRGAETIEGCKVRDVAFDADGATVKAEMDDGTKRSWRARFVVDATGRDTLLANKFRCKEKNPDHNSTAVFGHFTNAERLEGKKEGNISICWFPHGWFWFIPLADGTTSVGAVCWPYYLKTRDKPLKDFFYDTIALCPVLADRLKNATLVDDAVHATGNFSYSSTHATGDRYLLLGDAFTFIDPMFSSGVYLAMHSAFDGAELVATALDQPAELAAARQGFEAMMRKGPREYSWFIYRVTNPTIRDMFMHPGNPFRVKEALMSLLAGDIYKGTPMWGALRMFKVLYYGISLANFRRTWAGWKRHRFNTRDMGTLKGETILKSE from the coding sequence ATGTCTTCGACCGAAGCCTCCCTTGCCAGCCCGCATGCCAACGAAGATTCCTGCGACGTGATCGTGATCGGCGGCGGCCCCGCCGGGTCGACCGCTGCGGCGCTGCTGGCGCAGCAAGGCCGCAAGGTGGTGCTGCTGGAGAAGGCGCACCACCCGCGTTTTCACATCGGCGAATCGCTGCTGCCCGCGAACGTCGAACTCTTCGACAGGCTCGGCGTGCGCAACCAGGTCGAAAAAATCGGCATGCCCAAGTTCGGCATCGAGTTCGTCTCGCCGGAGCACGAGCACCGCAGCTACGTGGACTTTGCCGAGGGCTGGGACAAGTCGCTCGACTCCGCCTGGCAGGTGCGCCGCTCGGAGCTCGACGAGCTGCTGTTCCGCAACGCCGCCACGCGCGGCGCAGAAACCATCGAAGGCTGCAAGGTGCGCGATGTGGCGTTCGACGCCGACGGTGCGACCGTCAAGGCCGAGATGGACGACGGCACCAAGCGCAGTTGGCGCGCCCGCTTCGTGGTCGATGCCACCGGCCGCGACACGCTCCTGGCCAACAAATTCCGCTGCAAGGAAAAGAACCCCGACCACAACAGCACGGCAGTCTTCGGCCACTTCACGAACGCCGAGCGGCTGGAGGGCAAGAAGGAAGGCAACATCAGCATCTGCTGGTTTCCGCACGGCTGGTTCTGGTTCATTCCGCTGGCCGACGGCACCACCAGCGTGGGCGCGGTCTGCTGGCCGTACTACCTCAAGACGCGTGACAAGCCGCTGAAGGATTTCTTCTACGACACCATCGCGCTGTGCCCCGTATTGGCAGACCGCCTGAAGAACGCCACGCTGGTCGACGACGCGGTGCATGCCACCGGCAACTTCTCGTACTCGAGCACGCACGCGACGGGCGACCGCTACCTCTTGCTGGGCGACGCCTTCACTTTCATCGACCCGATGTTTTCATCAGGCGTGTACCTCGCGATGCACAGCGCCTTCGACGGCGCCGAGCTCGTGGCCACCGCGCTCGACCAGCCGGCCGAACTGGCCGCCGCACGCCAGGGCTTCGAGGCCATGATGCGCAAGGGCCCGCGCGAGTATTCGTGGTTCATCTACCGCGTGACGAACCCGACCATCCGCGACATGTTCATGCACCCGGGCAATCCGTTCAGGGTGAAGGAGGCGCTGATGTCGCTCCTGGCCGGCGACATCTACAAGGGCACGCCGATGTGGGGAGCGCTGCGGATGTTCAAGGTGCTGTATTACGGCATCTCGCTCGCGAACTTCCGCCGCACCTGGGCGGGGTGGAAGCGGCATCGCTTCAACACGCGGGACATGGGGACGCTGAAGGGGGAGACGATCCTCAAGTCGGAGTAG
- the yjjJ gene encoding type II toxin-antitoxin system HipA family toxin YjjJ, whose amino-acid sequence MPLPAPSQNAAAVLAFVRAQGAVTSAEIQAHLGVSQATASRTLAPLIRSAEMLKVGAARSQMYVVPRHVERVGTEVPVVKIDDAGNALPFGRIVPLQGGRCWMDEQKGRSALHGGLPWFLSDMRPQGFIGRAFAQGHPELGLPANPEHWNDDDVLQALTLCGEDLPGNLVVGAESFRRFHAMAAQPAHEVSVADYPSMADSAMQGTLPGSSAGGEQPKFCTVRDGKQVIVKFSPAGASPVDRRSRDLLVCEHLALSALAEAGVAAAATRLFIEGGRVFLEVERFDRSARGRIGMVSLMAYDSQYIGKIDNWAATANRMASRGLLLADDAQRLRFLEAFGRLIGNTDRHYGNISLLIEGSDWRLAPAYDVLPTLYAPTSGELPPRELATTGLQPTVETLQEWPRARQLASLFWQTAATDDRISAAFRTLARQNARLIGEMSGA is encoded by the coding sequence ATGCCTCTCCCCGCACCATCCCAGAACGCCGCCGCCGTGCTTGCGTTCGTCCGCGCACAGGGTGCGGTCACCAGCGCCGAGATACAGGCTCACCTCGGTGTCAGCCAGGCGACTGCCTCGCGAACCTTGGCACCGCTCATCCGCAGCGCGGAAATGCTCAAGGTGGGCGCCGCACGCTCCCAGATGTATGTGGTTCCGCGGCATGTCGAGCGCGTCGGCACCGAAGTGCCGGTCGTCAAGATCGATGACGCAGGCAATGCCTTGCCATTCGGCCGCATCGTTCCCCTCCAGGGCGGCCGTTGCTGGATGGACGAGCAGAAGGGCCGCAGCGCGCTGCATGGCGGCCTGCCCTGGTTCCTGTCCGACATGCGTCCCCAGGGTTTCATCGGCCGCGCATTCGCCCAGGGTCACCCCGAACTGGGATTGCCTGCGAACCCCGAGCACTGGAACGACGACGACGTACTTCAGGCCCTCACCCTGTGCGGTGAAGACCTGCCCGGCAACTTGGTCGTCGGAGCGGAATCGTTCCGTCGCTTTCACGCCATGGCAGCGCAACCTGCGCACGAAGTTTCCGTCGCCGATTACCCGTCCATGGCAGACAGCGCGATGCAAGGCACGCTGCCGGGGTCGTCAGCAGGCGGGGAGCAACCGAAGTTCTGCACGGTGCGCGATGGCAAGCAGGTCATCGTCAAGTTCTCGCCGGCCGGCGCATCGCCGGTCGACCGTCGTTCGCGCGATTTGCTCGTCTGCGAGCACCTGGCGCTGTCCGCACTCGCCGAGGCCGGCGTGGCCGCTGCTGCGACACGCCTTTTCATCGAGGGCGGCCGCGTGTTCCTGGAAGTCGAACGCTTCGACCGCTCGGCGCGAGGCCGCATCGGCATGGTGTCGCTGATGGCGTACGACTCCCAATACATCGGCAAGATCGACAACTGGGCGGCTACCGCCAACCGGATGGCCTCGCGCGGCCTGTTGCTCGCCGACGATGCACAGCGCTTGCGGTTCCTCGAGGCTTTCGGCCGGCTCATCGGCAACACCGACCGCCACTACGGCAACATCTCGCTGCTCATCGAAGGCAGCGACTGGCGGCTCGCTCCAGCCTACGATGTGCTTCCTACGCTGTATGCGCCCACGAGCGGCGAATTACCGCCGCGCGAATTGGCGACCACAGGATTGCAGCCGACAGTCGAAACCCTGCAGGAGTGGCCCCGTGCTCGACAACTGGCAAGCTTGTTTTGGCAAACCGCTGCAACCGATGACCGCATCTCTGCGGCGTTCCGTACGCTCGCGCGGCAGAACGCACGGCTCATTGGTGAAATGTCGGGCGCCTGA
- the panE gene encoding 2-dehydropantoate 2-reductase encodes MRFLVVGAGALGGYFGGRLLEAGRDVTFLLRPRRAAQLAKTGLVVQSPFGNLELPAPKQVLAENIDGPYDVVVVGSKAYDLDSTMDSFAPAVGPNTVILPLLNGMKHIDQLVERFGDERVLGGLCMISATLDDEGRVLHLNDMHGLSYGERAGGRSARVDAIAAQFAGAKFDATASETIAQDMWEKWVFIASAAGLTSLMRASIGDIVAAGGQDVALSIFDECCAIATHNGFAPRPAAIQRGRAVVTTAGSPMTASMYKDMVRGAAVEADHIVGDLLGRAPQSDSPVPTVLRTAYVHLKAYEARRAREAG; translated from the coding sequence ATGAGATTTCTGGTGGTGGGTGCCGGTGCACTCGGTGGTTATTTCGGCGGCCGCTTGCTGGAGGCCGGGCGCGATGTGACCTTTCTTCTTCGTCCCCGCCGCGCGGCCCAGCTCGCGAAGACCGGGCTCGTGGTGCAGAGCCCTTTCGGCAACCTCGAGCTTCCTGCACCGAAGCAAGTGCTGGCCGAGAACATCGACGGCCCCTATGACGTGGTCGTCGTCGGCAGCAAGGCCTACGACCTCGACTCGACGATGGATTCGTTCGCGCCCGCAGTCGGCCCGAATACCGTGATCCTCCCGCTCCTCAATGGCATGAAACACATCGACCAACTGGTCGAACGCTTCGGCGACGAGCGCGTGCTCGGCGGCCTCTGCATGATCTCGGCCACGCTGGACGACGAAGGCCGCGTGCTGCACCTGAACGACATGCACGGCCTGAGCTACGGCGAGCGCGCCGGCGGACGCTCGGCGCGGGTCGATGCCATCGCGGCCCAGTTCGCCGGCGCGAAGTTCGACGCCACCGCGAGCGAAACCATCGCGCAGGACATGTGGGAGAAGTGGGTCTTCATCGCCTCCGCGGCGGGCCTCACGAGCCTGATGCGCGCGTCCATCGGCGACATCGTCGCGGCCGGCGGCCAGGACGTGGCGCTCTCGATCTTCGACGAATGCTGTGCCATCGCCACGCACAACGGCTTCGCGCCGCGCCCCGCGGCCATCCAGCGGGGCCGCGCGGTAGTAACAACGGCCGGCTCGCCGATGACGGCATCGATGTACAAGGACATGGTCCGCGGCGCGGCGGTCGAGGCCGACCACATCGTCGGCGACCTCCTCGGCCGCGCGCCCCAGAGCGATTCGCCCGTGCCCACGGTGCTGCGCACCGCGTACGTCCACCTCAAGGCCTACGAAGCCCGCCGCGCCCGCGAGGCCGGCTGA
- a CDS encoding NADPH-dependent FMN reductase: MAQTRIAVVVGSLRKDSFNQKLALALAHLAPSDFTFEHLRIDDLPLYNQDDDGNQAPAVKRLKSEIAAAQGLLFVTPEYNRSIPGVLKNAIDHASRPYGQSVWGGKPAGVVGISVGAIGTALAQQHLRNILAYLDVPTLGSPEVFLQTKDDLFDDKGHIGNEGSKKFLQGWMDKYVAWVKSHSAV, encoded by the coding sequence ATGGCACAGACCCGGATCGCCGTCGTTGTCGGCAGCCTTCGCAAGGATTCGTTCAACCAGAAGCTCGCGCTCGCGCTGGCTCACCTCGCGCCCTCGGACTTCACCTTCGAACACCTGCGCATCGACGACCTGCCGCTCTACAACCAGGACGACGACGGCAACCAGGCGCCCGCCGTGAAGCGCCTGAAGAGCGAGATCGCGGCCGCACAGGGCCTCTTGTTCGTCACGCCCGAATACAACCGCTCGATCCCCGGCGTGCTGAAGAACGCCATCGACCACGCCTCGCGCCCCTACGGCCAGAGCGTCTGGGGCGGCAAGCCGGCCGGCGTGGTCGGCATCTCGGTGGGCGCCATCGGCACCGCGCTGGCACAGCAACACCTGCGCAACATCCTGGCGTACCTCGACGTGCCCACGCTGGGCTCGCCCGAAGTGTTCCTGCAGACCAAGGACGACCTGTTCGACGACAAGGGCCACATCGGCAACGAAGGCTCGAAGAAGTTCCTGCAGGGGTGGATGGACAAGTACGTGGCGTGGGTCAAGAGCCATTCGGCTGTCTGA
- a CDS encoding FMN-dependent NADH-azoreductase, giving the protein MKLLHVDSSILGAYSTSRLLTAETVAAWKAAHPDTTVEYLDLAVDAPGHFTADALAIKTGPQAEPTEAQQRENALSEKLVSQFLAADVIVIGAPLYNFSIPTQLKAWIDRLGQVGRTFKYTETGPVGLAGGKTVIVASSRGGIYSTSDWGQGAEHQESYLKVVFGFFGITDVRIVRAEGVAMGDEPKAAALTSARSDILVATAEAANQKDVAQVA; this is encoded by the coding sequence ATGAAGCTGCTCCACGTTGACTCCAGCATCCTCGGTGCCTACTCGACCTCCCGCCTGCTGACGGCGGAAACCGTCGCCGCCTGGAAAGCCGCGCACCCCGACACCACCGTCGAATACCTCGACCTCGCCGTCGACGCCCCGGGCCACTTCACCGCCGACGCCCTGGCCATCAAGACCGGCCCGCAGGCAGAACCCACCGAAGCCCAGCAGCGCGAGAACGCGCTGTCCGAAAAGCTGGTGAGCCAGTTCCTGGCCGCCGACGTGATCGTCATCGGCGCCCCGCTCTACAACTTCTCGATCCCGACCCAGCTCAAGGCCTGGATCGACCGCCTCGGCCAGGTCGGCCGCACCTTCAAGTACACCGAGACCGGCCCCGTGGGCCTGGCCGGCGGCAAGACCGTGATCGTGGCTTCCAGCCGCGGCGGCATCTACTCGACCAGCGACTGGGGCCAGGGCGCCGAACACCAGGAGAGCTACCTCAAGGTGGTCTTCGGCTTCTTCGGCATCACCGACGTGCGCATCGTGCGTGCCGAAGGCGTGGCGATGGGCGACGAGCCGAAGGCCGCCGCGCTGACGTCGGCGCGTTCGGACATCCTGGTGGCGACGGCGGAAGCCGCGAACCAGAAGGATGTGGCCCAGGTGGCCTGA